The Tenrec ecaudatus isolate mTenEca1 chromosome 12, mTenEca1.hap1, whole genome shotgun sequence genomic interval GAAATTATACACTGAATTACCATGAGCCTTCCTTTCATTCCTGGGTCTGTCAGAAGACAAGGGGAAGTAAGTAGGAACTCAAGCAAATACTGGAACAGAAGTCCTCATTGCACTATTGCAGCCGGAAGATGGAAACAAGCCAAGAGTCCATtaacaaatgaatggataaactTAATGTGGTCTCTATCTATACCATGTCTTTATTACGAAATAAAGTTCTGATACATATTATGGCATGCGAAATGTTAAGTTAAAGGAaacagacacaaaaggacaaatcttgtatgattccatttatgtGAAATATCTAGAACAGGCAAAGGtatagagacagaaagtagatggGAGGTTACCCAGAGGCTGGGGAGATGGCACTGGGAGGTATCACTAACGTGTATtgagtttgtgtttgtgatgGTGAAAAGTTTGGGAAGTAAAGAGTGGTGAAGGCTGGGGGTAAATTTAAGCAAAGAAAGTTTAGAAAGGTCATTCCAGTTGGTGGTTAAGAAAGAGAAACTAGGAGGAGGTGGACAGGATGCAGGAGGACGATGTAGAATCTGTTGGAATCATTGAGAAATGAGAACACAAGAGTCAGTGCCAGCGAGGAGTAAAAGGACAAACACTCTTGGAATATGAGGTATATGGAATGGGACATAATGCCCAGTGTACTTGAAGGCAAGGGAGAAGCAATGACGCTAGGGACTTCCTGATTTCTAACTTCGTCACTGGGCTAACTCCATACACAGAAAGAGAACTGTTGGGTCAGAAATACGGGATTCTGTTTGGGACAGGTTGAACGGAAGCACTGGTGGAACATGTTGGTGGAAATGGGTGTTGAGCTAAGAGAAAAGGCACCCTGGCACGCAAATGTTCAAGGACCCTGCTGCTAATCAATGGCTGGTGATGAAACAGAAAGACTGGGTGATCTGATCCTGTGACAATGACCTTGGGAAGCCTATGTGGTATTTCTACTCCGTCATGTGGGGGTCATCATTATTTGGAGCTAAAGAGGAGATGAATCTGGAGATTGATTTAGGTCATGGAAGTGGGTGCTGTCACTCATGAAGATAACTCTTCATCATTGGGTGGCCATTCTCCATGGAGAGAGGTGGGCCATCTTCGCTGGAATGTTTTTCCCCCCGTAATTTTCACCCTATCACTGGATAAGAGATGACAGGTCCAGCATGGCCCTGGAGTTGATCAGAAGCCAGCTGAGGGgatgaaatggaaagaaatcAATAAAACCCAAAGCAAAGGCTAGGGAGGATGAGATGAGACAGGCCAGTGATCTGCCTGCAGAGAACGCCCCTAGGAGGGCAGGTGTACAATGATCAAACCCCTTCACTCTCCAGGTTTTGTTTGCAGGACCCACTCTCTCTAGCCATCAGCAGAGCAGGTCCGCTGATCAAGAACTGGTCCTGGAGAAACCagaagcaatccctctactgggcattcaGCTCCTCGTCCTCATCACCATCACCTCAGAAGCAGGATGTCCTTAGGTAtggatgctataggacagagaatGCCAGAGAGAAGTGACATTTGAGTGGACAGGGCCGGGAAGGTGACACATGGGGGCCTGGAAGCAGATCGGGCTGGGAGGACACAGGAAGAGTGAGCAGTGGGTCGGGCCACCTGGATTTCGGGAGGGCGTGGATGATGGAGAGTTCGAGATTGGGTGAGTAGTGAAACCCGGGGAAGCAAGAAAGGGAACAGAGAAGGCTGGGCGTAGTGTTCCTGGATCTGGGAGAGCTAGGAGTGAACCCTGTGAGCAGGAACTCGCTAAGACAACCCGTTTTTCCTGGTCTCATAAGTCTTCCACCTTTGCCAAGGGATACCTAGGTCACTCTTCTCTCACttgtttgggggcggggggagagggggcaAGACCGAGTGTCCCTTTCCTGGCAGCTTTTGGCTTTGGTAGACTTTACTGTATTTTTTCCAAGGGCCTTGTCTCTGTGACTGTCCTCTCCAGCCTGtgcgcctcccccctccccaactctCCCCCCAGGCGCCAACACGAGCTATTGGCCCGAGTGGAACTGGACAAGCCCGCAGGAATTCATCATCCTGGGTTTCTCAGGGTGGCCCCAAGGCCTCCGGGTGCTCTTGtttgccctcctcctccctctctatcTGGCCAcactggcaggaaacctgctcatCCTGGCCCTGGCGGTCGTGGACCCTGCCCTGCAtacccccatgtacttcttcctgggCGCGCTGTCAGGCGTCGAGGTGGCCTACACCCTGGTGCTGACCCCCCGCATGCTGGCTGGCTTCCTCCTACCTCCAGGGGGCCAGGCTGTGGCTGCCTCCACTTGTGCTGCCCAGATGGGCCTCTTTGTGGCCCTGGGGGGCTCTGAGTGCCTGCTGTTGGCAGCCATGGCCTTGGACCGCTACCTGGCCATCTGTCGGCCTCTCAACTACCCTCAACTCATGACCTCTGGGCTCTGCTGGTGCCTGCTGGCCTCCTGCTGTGCTGGCGGCTCTCTCCTGGCCTTAGGCCTCACCACTGCCAtattccagctgcctttctgccaAGGCGGACTGGTCAACCACGTCTTCTGTGACCTGCCGGCAGTGCTGGTGCTGGCCTGTGGGAACCGAGACCTGCAAGAAAATGTGCTCCTGGCCGCCTGCCTGCTACTGCTGGTGCTGCCTCTGGCCTTGATCCTGCTGTCCTACACCAGAGTGCTGGTGGTCATCCTGGGTGTGGGTGGGGCTGCAGGACGCCGCAAGGCCTTCAACACTGTGGCGTCCCATCTGACGGTTGCCGTGCTCCACTACGGCTGTGCCACGGCCATGTACGCCCGTCCCCTCCGCAGCcgttccctggaggaggacaaacTGGTCTCGCTCATCTACATCAACCTCACGCCTCTACTCTACCCAGCTATCTACACGCTGAGGAACCGCGACATGCAGGGCGCCCTGCAGCGTTTGGTCTGCCCGAGGGCACCAGGCAGCACCCAGCAAGCGGAGCTCACCTGACACCACACAGCAGATGATGTCTGTCCTAAGATGTCCCCACCGATGGAAATCTCTCCATCACAGAGCCACTCATGCCTCCCCAAGGCCTACTGGGCATCAATATCAGGGTGGCATGTCGTGTGGTTAAACTGACATCACGTGGGGGCAAACTCACGTCAACATAACCAAATATTGCCAGGTCTCATGGCGTCTTCACCATCACCAGCATATTTGAGTCCATCTTTGTGGCTATTGTCCTAATGCAGCTCAGctcaccaaacacaatgtcctgcTCTTGTGACTGGTCCCTCCAGATGGCCGGTTCAAGGGAACTGGACAATGTTCTATTTTGatacataaggttttcactggttACTATTTGGAAGAtcatcaggcttttcttccttgtctatgcTAGTCCGGAAGGTCCACCGTGGGTGACTCTGATGATAGATGAAATACTGGTAGCCTAGCTTCCGGAACCCAGCAACATGCAAGTTGGCCACCACAGTACTACAGACCGGCCTGTGGGTGATGGATGGCATACCCAGCCACACGGCTGgccgttgagtcgattctgacttatagtggccCTAATGgcatagtagaactgctccactggGTGTCTAAGACAGTCAACCTTTGTGGGAGCGGACCACTTCATCTCTCTCTGTGTTGGAAGTACTGGTAGGTCTGAGCCACCAAGACAGTGGTGAGTACCCCAACACAGCCCGCGATGTTGCGAGGGCTCCTTTGAGAGGTGACCTCTAAAGTCACACTCCTAAAGTCACCCGCCAGCCTAGTTCTTTGACGCCTGCTGACATTTGTGAACCGAATAGTCCTATGTTGTTGAGGGAGCTGTCTCGGACTTGGTAGGATGTTTAGTATCACCTCTAGTGTCTACCGACCAAACACCACCATCACTCATGAAAATAGTAAATGTCATCAGACATTGCCAAATAGTCTCCAAGGAGAAAAAGCGCtcttggttgagaaccactgctctaacctACCGCCATATGGTATCTCGAGAAGAGAAATTCGTTCTGGTGTACAAGAAGTTGATCGCAGCATCAGTTgtaaaaggcaaaacaaaaacaaccttagTGTTCAGCAATAGAGACGAGAGCTAAGCAACTTGTGGCACACTCATGCAACGAAACACTACACGTCTATGAAAAAGAATTAACTCCTGCCACTGGCAAAAATGAAGGGCACTGAAGACGTAATATTGACTATAAACGTACAGGCACAAAGAATATATCCAGCATGGTTTCATTTAAGCAAAGGCTAATGGCCAACCATGCTATGGGGTCAATGGGACAGTAATCGTTAGTGGGGGGAAAGGATTTCGATTggaaggggtcacaaggaagagtgtTTGAACACTGGGAAGGTTCTGGGTCCTCGATTCAGGTGGCCAAGACATAGTGAGATGCTGTTGATGTGGTGAAGTGCCttcgagtcagtttcaactcatagtggctcCAGGTAACAGAGAGGAGCGACACCATCgggctttctaggctgtaatctttacaggaccgtgccttggtggtacagggattaagtgtttggctgctaacccaaaagtcgaTAGTTCAAGCCCCCCAgcacctccttgggagaaagatgaggccatctgttgGCATAAAGATgggaaaccctacagaacagtTGTAGTCTCTTCTACAGCATTGCTGttcgttggaatcaactccatagctATGAGTTTGGTTTCATCTTTATAGGGGTTGATCCCTTGGAGCTACTGGATGGGCTCGAACTGCCAAtctcttggttagcagcagagTACTTAACTGTTGCATCACCAGGGTGTGTGTGCAAAATTTCCTCATGATGCATGTGTATGACATGTGCACTTTATTGCATGTAAAATAGGCTGCAAGTAATGCATGCTattcacaaaataaaacaaattttcatatattttcatGCTATTGCTCATGCTgattagtctctctctctcaaaagtcCCTTGAATTGTTTTGGGATCAGTCCAAGTACCATAATCTCTGTGAATCCCTCATGGGTAcccacctcctcccccttcattaagAAAAATCTTTAAATGGGGGccagtacaactcttatcacaatccatacaaccatccattgtatcaagcacacttgtacatttgtttccatcattattttcaaaacattttctacttgagcccttggtatcagctcctcattttccctcttcctcccccaccctccctccctcatgaacccttgataatttaaaaacaattgttattttttcatcttttacactgaccaatttttcccttcacccacttctctgttgtccatccccctgggaggtggttatatgtaggtcattgtgatcagtaccccctttctcccccaaccttacccttaccctcctggtatggctactctcaaccttggtcctgaggggtttatctgtcctggaatccctgtgtttccagctcttatctttactggtgtacatgctctggtctagccagatttataaagtagaattggggtcatgatagtggcagggaggaagcattaaagaactagaggaaagttgtatgttacattggtgctatactgcaccctgactggctccacttctcccctcgacccttctgtaaggggacatccAATTgcttacatatgggctttgggtctccactccatctcCCCTTCatctacaatgatatgattttttattctgggtctttgatgcctaatacctgatcctatggacaccttgtgatcacacaggctggtgtgcttcatccatgtggacttcgttacttctcagctagatggctgcttgtttaccttcaagcctttaacaccccagatgctatatcttttgatagccgggcaccatcagcttttctaaacacacttgcttatgcacccatttgtcttcagtgatcatgtcgggaaggtaagcatcatggaatgccaggttaatagaacaaagtgttcttgcattgagggagtacgtgcgtgaaggccccatgtccatctgctaccttaatactaaacctataaatatatgtacatagatctatttccctattgttatatataagtatatttacatatgtgcatgcctgtatttagacctctataaatgctctttgcctcctagttctttcctctatttccttttactttcctcttgtcccactgtcatgttcagccttcatttggtttcagtgattccttttggctacattgtccttggtcaagccctagcaggcctcctccacccttctcaccatcaattttggatcacttgttgttcccttgtccctggatttgttaacatccacttctttCCCATCCCTCATCCTTtcacatgtccccccagaacctggTCCTGTTGTTTTGCTTTCCAGACTATTTATCCCACCTACATTATtgaaatagacatgcagagataataatatgaacaaaaacaagacaaagcaaaacaaagcaacaaaagaaaacaaaacaacaacagaccaaccacaaaaaaagaaatgaaaagaaaagccaataaatagttcaaggtatgtttgttgacctttaagagtgttttccagtcgagtctgatggagtgccattcCCTGGCCCCACCGCCCCCTTAATTTATAACTATTATCACTTTCAAATACAATGATGATAAGTTTAGTATCTGCCTTCTTCTCACCCCTCCCTAAACTCATGCAAAGTTTGTGAACTCTTTAAAGCCAGCTCTCTGAATTATTAGTTTTCAAGATCCATGAGCTTGGCAGTTCTTAATAAATATTTGACAAAAGAATGAACCAGAAGCCATAGAAAAGGTCTGAGTTGTTCTGGGGTCTTCTGGTTTTGAGTTGTGCCACGTGAGTAAATGAGGATCTCAAAAGTTTTGCTtaaatctataatcaatgctcctggaagcagcagtcaagagatcaaaagacacattgcattagataaatctgctgcacaagatctctttaaagcattgaaaagcaaggatgttactttgagaactaaggggtacctgacccaagccgtagtattttcaattgctttatattcatgtgaaagttggacattgaataaagaagaccaaagaagtatcaatgcatttgatttgtggtgctggagaagaacactgaaaatgccatggactgGCAAAAGGACAATTGATTTGTCTTGGCCAAAGCacggccagagtattccttagaggcaaggatggcaagacttcgtctgacatactttggacgtgttgtcaggagagactagtccctgggaaaggacatcatgcttggtcaagtggaggggcaatgtcagagtaaaccagcctctgaCAACCGCAGGGGCcataggcgcaattgtatggtGATAATGtgtagattatagtaaagtcatagagactcGGAGGGACAGgcgagagaataaaataaaggagtcagacacattttatggtagcatgctcgccTCCAGTAGGccgtgatctcagcagccaggtctgcccagagagagtgaatatatttccaAGCACAGCTTATACACACttaggggcatgcaagccccctgattacaggtaaccacatctgtaacaggaaggggctgtccaataggcacacgtgtgacaggaaggggatgagctaggggtgtattcacaataggaaggagagggactaggggcatacatgtggcaagatgggtagACCCTAGATTCGCAatagcagcctaaccttggtcctccttcAGTTGGCtggaccttgtctctgggctctccttcagggaaacaatcc includes:
- the LOC142422999 gene encoding olfactory receptor 10AC1-like; amino-acid sequence: MWPSLVLLLLLLLATPVPSAMAAPCPAVNTHDNLQNPPPKGANTSYWPEWNWTSPQEFIILGFSGWPQGLRVLLFALLLPLYLATLAGNLLILALAVVDPALHTPMYFFLGALSGVEVAYTLVLTPRMLAGFLLPPGGQAVAASTCAAQMGLFVALGGSECLLLAAMALDRYLAICRPLNYPQLMTSGLCWCLLASCCAGGSLLALGLTTAIFQLPFCQGGLVNHVFCDLPAVLVLACGNRDLQENVLLAACLLLLVLPLALILLSYTRVLVVILGVGGAAGRRKAFNTVASHLTVAVLHYGCATAMYARPLRSRSLEEDKLVSLIYINLTPLLYPAIYTLRNRDMQGALQRLVCPRAPGSTQQAELT